From the genome of Nicotiana sylvestris chromosome 2, ASM39365v2, whole genome shotgun sequence, one region includes:
- the LOC104211662 gene encoding 2-hydroxyacyl-CoA lyase, producing MSNSDHQNPSAVDGNTFVAMCLARAGVDRMFGVVGIPVTSLANRAVALGTRFIAFHNEQSAGYAASAYGYLTGRPGVLLTVSGPGCVHGLAGLSNATVNTWPMVLISGSCDQKDLGRGDFQELDQIEAVKPFSKYSAKATDITKIPSCVFSVLDWAMSGRPGGCYLDLPTDVLHQTISESEAQKLINDAENCRIKEVNLKPIVKHSEIGKAAALLRKAERPLIVFGKGAAISRAENALKKLVESTGIPFLPTPMGKGLLPDNHELAATAARSLAIGKCDVALVVGARLNWLLHFGEPPKWSKDVKFILVDVAEEEIELRKPCLGLVGDATKVVEMLHKEIKDDPFCLGKSHPWVEALAKKSKENVSKMEAQLAKDVVPFNFMTPMRIIRDAILQVGSPAPVVVSEGANTMDVGRSVLVQMEPRTRLDAGTWGTMGVGLGYCIAAAVACPERLVVAVEGDSGFGFSAMEVETLVRYQLPVVVIVFNNGGVYGGDRRNPEEITGPYKEDPAPTSFVPGASYHLLIEAFGGKGYLVGTPDELRSALSESFSARKPAVINVTIDPYAGAESGRLQHKN from the exons ATGTCTAATTCCGATCACCAAAACCCATCTGCTGTCGATGGCAACACCTTCGTTGCCATGTGCCTTGCACGTGCCGGCGTAGATCGGATGTTCGGCGTCGTCGGGATACCCGTTACTTCCCTCGCGAACCGGGCGGTCGCTCTCGGGACCCGGTTCATTGCTTTCCATAACGAGCAATCCGCCGGTTATGCTGCTTCAGCTTACGGTTACCTTACCGGTCGACCCGGTGTTCTGCTCACCGTCTCCGGTCCCGGTTGCGTTCACGGCCTAGCCGGACTTTCCAATGCAACCGTTAATACATGGCCCATGGTCCTGATTTCCGGGTCATGTGATCAGAAGGATTTGGGCAGGGGCGATTTTCAAGAATTAGATCAAATTGAAGCTGTTAAACCCTTCTCTAAATACTCAGCTAAAGCTACTGATATAACTAAAATCCCCAGCTGTGTTTTCAGTGTTTTGGATTGGGCCatgtcgggtcgacccggtggttGTTATTTGGATCTTCCTACTGATGTACTTCATCAAACTATTAGTGAATCTGAAGCCCAGAAATTAATCAATGATGCTGAGAATTGTAGGATAAAGGAGGTTAATCTTAAACCCATTGTTAAACATTCTGAAATTGGAAAGGCGGCTGCTTTATTAAGGAAAGCAGAGAGGCCTTTGATTGTGTTCGGAAAAGGGGCTGCAATTTCTAGAGCTGAAAATGCTTTGAAGAAGTTAGTTGAAAGTACTGGAATACCCTTTTTGCCAACACCAATGGGAAAAGGTTTATTGCCTGATAATCATGAGCTAGCTGCTACTGCTGCTAGATCACTGGCAATTGGTAAATGTGATGTGGCGTTGGTAGTTGGCGCGAGGCTTAATTGGCTTTTGCATTTTGGAGAGCCACCAAAGTGGTCTAAGGATGTGAAGTTTATTTTGGTTGATGTAGCTGAGGAGGAGATAGAGCTTAGGAAACCATGTTTAGGGTTGGTTGGTGATGCTACTAAGGTTGTTGAGATGTTACATAAGGAGATTAAGGATGACCCTTTTTGTTTGGGGAAGTCTCATCCTTGGGTTGAGGCATTGGCAAAGAAGAGTAAGGAGAATGTTTCGAAAATGGAGGCACAGCTGGCAAAGGATGTTGTGCCGTTTAATTTTATGACACCAATGAGAATTATTAGAGATGCAATATTGCAAGTGGGCAGTCCTGCTCCTGTTGTTGTCTCTGAAGGCGCAAATACTATGGATGTGGGCCGATCAGTATTAGTTCAAATGGAGCCAAGGACCCGGTTGGATGCTGGGACGTGGGGGACAATGGGAGTTGGTCTAGGGTACTGCATTGCAGCTGCTGTTGCTTGTCCTGAAAGGCTTGTAGTAGCTGTTGAAGGGGACTCTGGATTTGGCTTCAGTGCCATGGAAGTTGAG ACCCTAGTTCGCTACCAGCTCCCCGTTGTGGTTATAGTCTTTAACAATGGCGGAGTTTATGGTGGTGATAGGAGGAACCCTGAAGAAATCACAGGGCCTTACAAAGAAGATCCAGCACCCACCTCTTTTGTTCCTGGCGCATCGTATCATCTTCTAATTGAAGCCTTCGGAGGAAAAGGATACCTTGTTGGGACACCTGATGAACTTAGATCTGCACTTTCTGAATCATTTTCGGCTAGGAAGCCTGCTGTTATAAACGTAACAATTGATCCTTATGCTGGTGCTGAAAGTGGTAGGCTTCAGCACAAAAACTGA